The genome window TCTTGTCAGACAAATTGAAGTCAATTTTGTTTGACGAGTACCAGGTGTTCTGGGGAGCGCCACCGCCGGAATCGCTGGGGGTTTGGAAGTTGACCAGGTCCATGACCGGCCCGCCGGTTCCGGCGGCCCCGGCATACGCGGTATACGCGGCGCTGCTGGCGCCCGTGGGCACAGCATTTGCCTGTGAAGCGTTCAGCTGCTGCAGAACCGTCAAACCCGGGCGAAAGGCAAAGTTACCGAAATACGCTTTGGTCGCCGCTGAGGTTCCTGCCGCATTTATAAATGCGGGATCGGGAACTGCCTCGATGACGTTTGCCGCGCTGCGCACGCGCAGCCACTCGGTGCTGCTAAAGAAGAACAGCTTGTCTTTCTTGATCGGCCCGCCCACTGAGTATCCAAACTGGTTGCGGGTATACTTCGCCTTGGGAACGCCGTTGGCGTTGCTGTCAAAATCATTCGAAGTAAGCGCCGAGACGCGGTTGAGTTCGTAAACGCTGCCGTGGAAGCGGTTGGTGCCGCCCTTGGTGACCACATTAATCACGCCGCCCGAAGCCCGGCCATATTCTGCCGAGAAGTTGTTACTGGTAAGGCTGAATTCCTCCACCGAATCGAGGGGGACGGTCTGCCCTACTTTCGTGGTGTAAAGGTCTACGTTTTCCACGCCATCCAGAAGAATGTTGGTGCTGGCCGAACGCGCGCCGTTAATAGACACTCCGGCGCCGCGGGTAACTTGGTCAATTCCGCCCGTGCCCGAGGATGAATCCTGGTTCACGTTGCCTAAGGTCTGCACAAAATCATAAGGGTTGCGGGTGAGGCTAGGCAGTTGGGAAACTTGCGTCTGGCTCACAACCTGGTTCAGGGATGAAGTCTGTGTATCAACCTGTGTTTGCGTCGTACCGAGTACCTCTACTGTTTCCCCGGTGGCTTGCGCCGAGAGCGCAACATCAACCGAGGTTTTCACGCCCGGCGAGACCTGAAATTTCTGCTTGAAGTCGCCAAAGCCGGTCTTCGAAACCTTCACATCGTAGGTTCCGGGCGGCAAGCTCGGAATAACGTAGTTGCCCAAATTGTCAGTCGTCGTTGACCGGGCGGCTGATGTATCAACCGAGGTTACCGTAACCGTAGCGCCGGTGACGACTGCTTTTGAGGAATCTGTAACTGTACCGCTGATCGTGCCTGTTTCGAATTGCGCCAATGCGCTGACCGAAAAGGCCATAACCGCCAGCATAGTCAGCACAAACATTGTTGTGTGTCTGAATTGAAGGCTGTTATTAAATTTTTTCCAAAGTGTGGCAAACTTCATGTGCCCCTCCAAGATGATGTTTAAAAATAAGCTTTTTTGATTTGAATCTTACAGAGGACGCTGAAACTCATTGGATCCCCCGTGCCTAATTAAGGAGACGCTTCAACAACCGGCGTCCGAATAGTTTCTACAAGTGCAAACCTAGCCTAACCAAGGAGAGGGAGCAACTGCGATTCCAAACCCTATTACCATGCAAAGTATTGTAAATAAACAACTTGGTAATATTTTTATCAGAAATATCCTCGTTTGTTCTACAGATTCCTGGAATCTCGCCAGGCTGGATTCCAAAATCTGTAGATTTTTGCCCCGTCGAAAAGTCTCGATTTGGAGACATTTTGGAGACATCCCAAAGACATTTTGAGAGACATCTTGATTAACTTGATTAAAATTGAAGATTTCAAGTTCCTCTTAAGCTACAGACGGTGTCTAACTACGATAGAATTTGCCTTAGCTTTTGTTGGAGTCAGAATTGCGCGCAGCATCGGTCAAATCGGAACGCAAGGTGATGCAGGTCCCCCTCCTGGATCTGCGCCGGCAACACCTCCAGGTGCGCGAGGAAATTTTGGGCGCTCTGGAGCGCCTGTGCGATTCGCAGCAGTTCATCCTTGGGGCAGAAGTCGCGCAGTTTGAAAAGGAAGTTTCCGCCTTTATTGGCGTGCAGGAAACCGTGGGCTGCGCCTCGGGCACTGACGCTTTATGGTTGGCGCTTGCGGCTGCGGGCGTGCAGCCCGGCGATTCGGTCATTACTACTCCGTTCAGTTTTTTTGCTACCGCAAGCTCGATTGTTCGCGCTGGGGCGCGTCCTGTGTTTGTGGATATTGACGCGCGCACGCTGAATCTGAATCCTGAGCTGGTGACACAGCACCTCAAGAGTACGCCTAACCTGCGCGCTATCTTGCCTGTGCATCTTTATGGGCAATGCGCCGACATGAACGCTTTGCGCAGCATCGCTGCCGAGCGAAGACTTGCCTTGATCGAGGATGCCGCGCAAGCATTCGGCGCCTCCTGGCGCGGACAACGCGCGGGCTCGTTGGGAGATGCGGCCGCCTTCAGCTTTTATCCGACCAAGAATCTCAGTGCTGCCGGGGACGCCGGCTGCGTTACCACGCATGATTCAAAAATCGCTGAGCGCATGCGCAGCCTGCGC of Terriglobales bacterium contains these proteins:
- a CDS encoding DegT/DnrJ/EryC1/StrS family aminotransferase; the encoded protein is MRAASVKSERKVMQVPLLDLRRQHLQVREEILGALERLCDSQQFILGAEVAQFEKEVSAFIGVQETVGCASGTDALWLALAAAGVQPGDSVITTPFSFFATASSIVRAGARPVFVDIDARTLNLNPELVTQHLKSTPNLRAILPVHLYGQCADMNALRSIAAERRLALIEDAAQAFGASWRGQRAGSLGDAAAFSFYPTKNLSAAGDAGCVTTHDSKIAERMRSLRNHGSRERYFHDEIGWNSRLDGMQAAVLRVKMKHLEEWNRQRRERASTYDSLFVRAGFRSGNSSNPQSPVQFLECLPEVHHIYHQYVIRAQRRDELKKFLGDRGVGSEVYYPLSLHQQKCFAYLGYREGDLPESERAAREVLALPIFPEITEAEQTYVVETIAEFYS